ATGCTGCTATATTCAGTTTTCTGTCCAGTGATGATCTGCTGCTCCGGCTGTGTTAATGTGGGTCAGTAGAgtagtaaatgtaaataacagtAGTAAATACAGTGACATCAGACCCAATCTGAGAAAAGTCAGAACatgaaaattatacatatatcaCACATATAAATTCTATGGCTTTTACTGCTGAAAAAAGTTTTTTGACGACATAAATCTCCAAATCTGACTTCTTTCTTTACACCATGTGTTGTTCTGATAGAAGCAGCAgaagatattttcctataactcacTGTTCAGTGAAAGCAtgtgtgtttcatgtgtgttacctgcagagTATCACAAATACAACTAAATCTCTAAAGGTAGAAACAAATCTGCTATAGCTGTTATTGTAGAAGCCATGCAGAATGAAATGGAGATTAAATTAAGAATACAGTTGGAGTTCATTTTCCTTATCCAGAgacacttacagaagtgctgctGCTTCTACAGGTTTCATTTAATCTATCTCaaaatgtggtgtttgtgtgtgtgtgtgtgtgtgtgtgtagtacctTCACATCTTCACGCAAAAAActgtgtaataaaatacatccaaaaatgttaataaatgtaataatacagatgtgttttttcattgctgatgaaaagttttggcacctagAGGGAGGCTGCTGTGTGTTTCTTGTTTACCTTGTTCCAGTGTTGTTGAGGATGATGCAGGTGGagagtttgttgttttactcTGAGGCGGTTCTGATGGAGTTGTTGTGTCTGGTTTCTTCGAGTGTGTTGAAGTTTCTCTTCTTCCtactgaaaacacaaaacttattaaaactaatgactgtttttatcacTGTTAGTAATATGGCACGTGACACTGGAGTAAAGTATGCTCACAGTcattaatgaaaacatgtaCCTTTAACAGATAAAGATTTCTTCTGACTCTCAAAAGCATTAGGCAGTGTAGTCACTCCATCGTACAGAatttattaactttaatatctgttttaattatttttatttcagctaaTGATGTTCTTACAATGGAAAATAATACTTCCAGTTAACAGACTTCACCTTGCATAAAAACATACTTATTAACATACATGTTTATGGCATGTACCTTATCTTATAAATAAAGGTAAAACATTACTTAAGAGACATCTTCATAGGGCTACATGACACCTACATAAACCCTTCATAACAACTGACATGaacctaaataaatatttatgaagaCATGTATTTAAAAGACTTCCTAAAGTGTCAGCTGATGTACAGACTGTGTTTATCAATGTTAATGGTAAGTTGATATAACACCTAGTCTAGTGACAGATTTCTGTAGACATTAAATGGTGTTATGATGCTTTCCAGGTTGACTTTCTTTAGATCATTATGTAAAGTGTGTTATGTAGATTTTCTCTGACTGTCAATTAGAGTGAGTttggttttaatgtttcatgtcatattaacattaattgtGATGTTTTAGATATACTTACcaagttacatttatttaccttaacattaacactgataAAACAAGGTGACACTGACACCTACTGaagcctttataaatgtttatgtagactTATGTCAGTTGTAATGAAGGAATTATACAGGTGTAATGTAgctctataaacactacagtgctaccaaaataaatcatagatTAGACTGAGAAATATGTCAAATCTAATCCAATACAAGTCCAAAGATTTAGGCCAGTCTGATACCCATAATAAGTAATTATTGCCATTTATAACTTCATACAGTATGCATCACAATATGATTTCTAGAGTAAAACCCTCAGTTATGGTAAATggagaagacattttgttacgTATTTAACTATAATTCATTTGAACACTGATCAAGTCTGTTTTCACTGAATATcaacttttattgtgtatttaaacGCTTTACCTTTAATAAAAAGCCAGATGTCTCTGGGTTCCTTCTCAGCGTTGCACCTGTAGACTCCCTGATCCTCTTCTCTCAGGTCAGATATGAGCAGAGACAGATTAGCAggagaaatgtgattaaacagctGAAGTCTGCCACGGTAGCGTTCATCATTTAACACTTCTGTCGGATGTCCTGTTCTGTAGCTTCTCCAGGTGAATATCTGAGGTTTGCTGTGCAGGTCAGAGCAGGAGCAGGGTAACAGCACTGAATCACCTTTGTGTCCTGTGATTTGTCCCGGATTATCAGCAGAGAGAGCACagcctacagaaacaaacatacaaaaactcaCAATCTACTGAATACAATTTGAAGTACAATATGTATAAattaattttatgaaaatacTTATGCTTCAGTACATTTAATTGTAAAATCATGAAATGTGTCTGTTTTACTACTGACTACTTAGTTTTAATAAGAATTAATCgatattaataaatatgtaaattaaatgatatAATTAGTTAATATGGAAAATACATGTTGGAATAATTTGAGAATTGGTACATGCAGCAAACagattattatttgtgtttgtttatatttagtttagttAGGATTGTACCATATTTTAGTGTTGGTTTGATTAGGAAACGTTCACATCTGTTAATATAAAGCTCACAGCTGATGGTGAGAGCAAAAAACAAGTCATGAGATTGAAGGAATTGTCCAGTTTGTCATTAAGAGTTTTACTTAAACACACAGGGTCAGTAGTGGAACATCATCAGCTGGACTCAAACCCCTAATCTCTTGTTTCTCAGCCCAGTCCCtaactactgtgtgtgttacactatCTTGTGatcatgtgtgtatattttcttttaaatcccaGAGAGCTACTTGTAGTTAAACAGCTGTGGTTAGACACCATGTTACAActacatctgaaaataaagacCACTTGGAGAGAGTAACACTACACAATGTACAGATTCCTTTAAACTGATCAGTTTCCAGTTTTTACAATTACTTACACACATTTCTCAATACTATGTTCACTTTATCAAAACTCTTCACACAGTTGGCTTTACCAGCGTGCAGCTCAGTACAGCAGATAACCTCACATCCATAATGTACTATAACTATCGCAACACTTCATACACACCTCAAAACCACAAGAACACAAGCAAAGTCTCTCTGAACAAGAACGCTTTATCACTCACAACACAATGACTTTTAGCAGGAAGTAAATCCAAAGTACAGAAAACTTTAACCATAGAAATTCccagaaaataacaaaaatatgtaaatttgtTATACATACAGTCACACGTGCACACATTTGCTAGTCAATTGCagggaaccacacacacacgcacgcacacacgcatgcatgcacacacacccacactcataaATAGGGGCAGGTTATCTTAGGCAGTCCACGTACTGGAGTGTTTTTAGAatttaacaatataattaattattatattttttttattgttattaatttttttaagtaacaatttgtttttttaattgtttgatttAGTTAAAAATGGAGTTGATTAGTTTTTGAAAACTAAATAAGCTGTAGATACACACAGGGGCGTAGACATCATTACAGATGTGCTGGAGGACAGAATGTAAAGGGTATTTTTTCTGAACTTTGTCTAATTGATGGGTTTTATCTCTTCTTGTTCTTAATTGGCTTAATATGCAATTTATGATTCTGTACTTGcatgttatattgtatattgcactgtattatttaaatattgcaaattgtGTTTAGTGTACATTGTATTGCATATACATAGAACACAGTATATAAGATATACTTATATTCATACactactttaactactttattatattctattctattcaacagtccacagttcagaaaagaaataagTCACTCAAACCACACTGAtgcaaagagactgtaattgaactaaactaacaaacatgtcactATAAGGAGACCTTATATCAGTACAATAACATGTTATATCAACAATAATGTGCAGGGgacaaatttacattttattaaaagtgtGGGGTACACGTCCCCTGCATCCCCTGTGGATTCTACACCCATGGATACacagagttttgatgacattTGAGTGAGAAtagaattcattcattttgaaagcTGAGGTTATTCAATACTTTTGTGTCAAAGCACTGAAAAGTGATACACAGTTCAGTCCACATTGACTGTTGCTGTTGCGagttttgaaaatgtgaacacAGGATTGATAAATGCATGTAAGATAAAAGAAATCTATAAATAAGGCgtaatgcaggaagtgaagatggtcactgacagagagacagcagaaaaaggtgtgaaattcacacgCATCTATTTACAGCTAAGACCTGAATGAAGAAGTGACGCacaagttacaggaaaataacttttctattacactttatatgaattattataGATACATTCACTAAGACAGAGTGTTTCAGAGatgtatttcagtaaataaatgtaataatacagaCGTTATTTTTTCATTGCTGATGAAAAGTTTTGGTACCTAGAGGGAGGCTGCtctgtgtttgctgtttatcttgttccagtgttgttGAGGATGATGCAGGTGGAGAGTTTGTTGTTGTACTCTGAGGCGGTTCTGATGGAGATGTTGTGTCTGTTTTCCTCGAGTGTGTTGAAGTTTCTCTTATTCCTactgaaaaagacaaaacatattaaaactaatgattttttttaaatcaaatgttAATTCAAGACTGCAAACAGTCATATAACACATTAAGGTGCCGTTATtgacaatatttaaaataagatAATATCACAACCGTTCAAAAAGATttgaggggattttttttttcatatacacacacatatagagtcatgtgaaaaaataagtacaccccatggaagcCCTATTtcaaacagtgcctattaatacagttgatatacttgaacaaaaccacaagtaaTATGAGcgttttcatttattcaacagaaatatcaaaatatgtgatattcttctctggaaaaagtaagtacacccttggcctgaGAAGCTAgcattgccccctttagcagaaataacttcttgtaggcatttttcataattttcccCCAGTCTCTGACCTTGGCTTGCTGAAATTTGTGACTACTCTTCCATGCATTTTTCTTTCAGTTACaatgatgtttgagggttttcttgcatgtactactCATTCCAAATcctcccacaacatttcaatgggattcaaatccagaatGACTAggtcattccataaccctccatttcctctttttgagccatttgtTGGTGGAATTTCTAGTgtacttaggatcattatcctgttgaaaggtagGCTTTAGGTTCAACTTCATCTTtgggacagatggcctcacattatctttaagcactctttgatatgatgcagaattcatagtgtAATCAATAAATGGAAGCTGTCCAGTCCCGGAAGCAATAATGCAACCCCaagccataacatttccaccaccatgcttcacatgaatgaggtgcttctcccaaaaagctgtctttggtctgtgccaaacaagtctgctgttactgtggccaactCTGCTGACAACTCtgtctttgattcatctgtccggagcacattattccaaaaggcctggtcctTGCCTAGATGCTCCATggtaaactgtagtcttgcaaaggtttTCCTGGCATGCTTCCCATGCAGGCCATGTTTGTGGAATCTCTTTCAGATTGTTGAAGCATGTACTTTGACAACAACAGTTGTGAGACTTAGTAGCAGaccctgtgattaaattttggggttcttggagacttctttttgcatcagatggtctgctcttgggctgaatttgctgggcagccagtcctggacaaatgggcagtcgtttgaaatctgtgccatttgtagattattttccttacagtggaatgatgtatttccaaTAATTTGGGGATCTTTTTCAATCCCTTCCAGATACATAGGcctccacaaccttttttctgaaggccttacagaactctttagatcttgacaTGATGACATCGCACACCTCaaaaacaaagggaacaccagacaatAAATATGAgtggggtataaataagacaggttccacctgcactccctaagcaggttctaatcactggcacccaatcttcaacacctgattctaattttatggatttgaaggtgtaatAAAtgcaggggtgtacttactttttccatttgactgatctgtttttgttcatttaaattgtgaaaattacttcaaaatgtcaattttatgtgtcatttgatagagtgtatcaactttattaataggcactgctgaggatcaaatgtttgcttgtccaaatatgtcaaaaaaagacaacaattttcatggggtgtaattattttttcacatgactatatgcTTTTATGAATGACACTCTACCATCCTCACAGCTATACCTTTACAAGATGTTAAAAGAAAGCCTTTGTTTCAACACGACAAGTGAACCCCGAGATTTACTGTCTAATGACGTTGATGCAGCAACATAATAAAATTTATTAGAGAAGCTCTGGATGTCTGATTTCCTCAAGTGCGACTCTTGATTAAGTGCCAGGTCAACGTGCTGTCTATGCAAATAATCAAGACAGGCAGCTCGCTGGGATCATTTTATCTTTTCACATTCCAGCTAATTATATGAAGAGTTTCTGTTGCCATATGTTATgactgtaaaataatataaacaaacgtTATGTGAACATTATCCCTGCGGCGCTGGTCTTCCAGATCAGCTATCTTCTCCTCGTAGGTCACAAGTTCAgtggaatattttaaaaagttttgttcTGTCTTACTCGACTGCTCAGGCTGGTAAATCTGTCTCTTACAGCATTTGAACAGCCAGACAACTCAGTCTGAATGTTATCTAATCTGTCTTGCAGGATTTTACACTCTGCTTCTATAAACAATTGTAGTTTCTCCATAGCTTAAGAAATCATGGCGTTGAGATACTCCCCCATCTTGTCCACTTCATGTGTTTGTTCGTGTAGTGTCTGCCTGCAGGTGAGCTTTCCCTGACGTGAAATCATAATATaattgtaatataatgtaataaaaacagttaGTTAATTAACATGGATAACTCGTTGAATATAAGTAGGGTCAGCAGAGCCACTGAACTAAGCTGCCATCCTGCTCACGGGTCACGTGACTCTCCactaatgactgtttttatcacTGTTAGTAATATGGCTAATGACACTGGAGTATAGCATGCTCACAGTcattaatgaaaacatgtatctttaacagaaacattttctcttCTTTGAAAATAAAGGTAAACATTATTAAGAGACATGTTGACAAGGTTAAATGACACCTACATAAACCCTTCATGACACGTGACATGAacctacataaatatttataaagacaTATTCCAATAAGTGTCAGCTGATATAAAGACTGCATTTCTCAATGTAAATGTCAAGTTGAGAGAAGACCTTGTGTAGTGATATAGATTTCTGTTGAGGTAAGGTTGTGTAATGACTTACTTTAGATCATTAGAACAACTCATTTTGTAGCTCAGTCTCCTTCTGGTCTGTCTGTGTCACATAACGGTAATGAGGTGGCTAATAGTTTTATCCATGAGggtaaaattgtgaagaaatGGACAAAGGAGACATTTCTGTAATGTGTCTCAAACGTGGAAATTGGACGAAACGGTGACATGAAAACTTGCTTTATGTTACATAATGAAGGATTTGACGGTATATCGTAAATTGTGAAACTTTTGCGTCCCACATGTCCTCATATCTTTGTAATATGGAGAGAGTATTgaaagaattaaattaaatt
This genomic interval from Ictalurus furcatus strain D&B chromosome 2, Billie_1.0, whole genome shotgun sequence contains the following:
- the LOC128620296 gene encoding uncharacterized protein LOC128620296 isoform X3 → MMKCLYLLSVVFHIAAGCDLSGDNQTEITGHKGGSVLVPCSCSDLHNKPQKFTWWSYRTGPATEMLNDEHYRGRLQLFNHVSPGNLSLLISDLREEDEVDYWCKTEKEHRDITLHVKVGIRETSTHSRKTDTTSPSEPPQSTTTNSPPASSSTTLEQDKQQTQSSLPLGCALSADNPGQITGHKGDSVLLPCSCSDLHSKPQIFTWRSYRTGHPTEVLNDERYRGRLQLFNHISPANLSLLISDLREEDQGVYRCNAEKEPRDIWLFIKVGRRETSTHSKKPDTTTPSEPPQSKTTNSPPASSSTTLEQVFCVKM
- the LOC128620296 gene encoding uncharacterized protein LOC128620296 isoform X1, which gives rise to MMKCLYLLSVVFHIAAGCDLSGDNQTEITGHKGGSVLVPCSCSDLHNKPQKFTWWSYRTGPATEMLNDEHYRGRLQLFNHVSPGNLSLLISDLREEDEVDYWCKTEKEHRDITLHVKVGIRETSTHSRKTDTTSPSEPPQSTTTNSPPASSSTTLEQDKQQTQSSLPLGCALSADNPGQITGHKGDSVLLPCSCSDLHSKPQIFTWRSYRTGHPTEVLNDERYRGRLQLFNHISPANLSLLISDLREEDQGVYRCNAEKEPRDIWLFIKVGRRETSTHSKKPDTTTPSEPPQSKTTNSPPASSSTTLEQGKQETHSSLPLGAKTFHQQ
- the LOC128620296 gene encoding uncharacterized protein LOC128620296 isoform X2; the protein is MMKCLYLLSVVFHIAAGCDLSGDNQTEITGHKGGSVLVPCSCSDLHNKPQKFTWWSYRTGPATEMLNDEHYRGRLQLFNHVSPGNLSLLISDLREEDEVDYWCKTEKEHRDITLHVKVGIRETSTHSRKTDTTSPSEPPQSTTTNSPPASSSTTLEQDKQQTQSSLPLGCALSADNPGQITGHKGDSVLLPCSCSDLHSKPQIFTWRSYRTGHPTEVLNDERYRGRLQLFNHISPANLSLLISDLREEDQGVYRCNAEKEPRDIWLFIKGRRETSTHSKKPDTTTPSEPPQSKTTNSPPASSSTTLEQGKQETHSSLPLGAKTFHQQ